The Maylandia zebra isolate NMK-2024a linkage group LG4, Mzebra_GT3a, whole genome shotgun sequence genome includes a window with the following:
- the LOC143418397 gene encoding ATP-dependent RNA helicase DHX58-like isoform X2 translates to MADFGLHNYQQEVVERALKGENIIIWLPTGGGKTRAAVYVAKKHLETTPNAKVMVLVNKVHLVDQHYNKEFEPHLGGTFIIKKVSGENKEKDFFGLVVKQSQVVICTAQILYNALINKEEARHVELSDITLLIIDECHHTHKEEAYNKVMRLYVEKKLKGEKPLPQILGLTASPGTGGAKALEKAVEHVLEICANLDSVIVSAKEYASELKEVVPKPRKSFKIVKERLKDPFRDHLISMMNSIHSHMNLPPDFRLKECGTQEYEADVVNLEHRGVQEKNRLLAQCALHLRQYNDALLINDTLRMIDAYRSLEEYYSKKRTNPIDGTDTFLLELFEENQVELKNLAMDSRFDNPKMDELQSTLLQQFGSGVPSRAIIFSKTRKSTHCLKDWVLKNRALQEAGIKADILIGAGNGNTYMTQNGQAETIRNFRMGSLNLLISTSVAEEGLDIPECNLVVRYGLLTNEIAQQQASGRARAENSEYAVVAQAGGREDRRERMNEYLEELTGQAIDRVQTMTPQDFCTKITQLQEMVVTCTKIEQRRQAEKRSRNTASSIQLLCRSCFTPVASGSDIKLVENMKHYTFGDQLTLKRSFEDWEPGCTIGCKICSEKWGFEIKYKKCAILPNLAIKNFVLESPGQERLPVKKWKDVPFTVEEFNFKEYCQENFLLD, encoded by the exons ATGGCAGATTTTGGACTGCATAACTACCAGCAGGAAGTGGTTGAAAGGGCTCTTAAAGGAGAGAACATCATAATATGGTTACCGACAGGAGGTGGAAAGACCCGCGCTGCAGTGTATGTGGCCAAAAAACACCTGGAGACCACACCAAATGCTAAAGTGATGGTCCTCGTAAACAAG GTTCATCTTGTTGACCAACACTACAACAAAGAGTTTGAGCCTCACCTGGGTGGTACCTTCATTATTAAGAAAGTCAGTGGAGAGAATAAGGAAAAGGACTTTTTTGGGTTAGTGGTGAAGCAGTCACAAGTAGTCATCTGCACAGCGCAGATCTTGTACAACGCTCTGATTAACAAAGAGGAAGCAAGACATGTCGAGCTCTCAG ATATTACTCTGCTGATAATTGATGAGTGCCACCATACTCACAAGGAGGAAGCCTACAACAAAGTAATGAGACTCTATGTGGAGAAAAAGTTGAAGGGAGAAAAACCACTGCCACAGATCTTGGGCCTCACAGCATCCCCAGGGACAGGAGGCgcaaaggcactggaaaaggcTGTGGAGCATGTACTGGAG ATTTGTGCCAACTTGGACTCAGTCATAGTTTCAGctaaagaatatgcatctgaaCTGAAGGAAGTGGTGCCCAAACCCAGAAAAAGCTTCAAAATTGTAAAAGAAAGACTTAAA GATCCATTTCGTGATCATCTGATATCGATGATGAACAGCATCCACAGTCACATGAACCTTCCCCCAGACTTCAGACTTAAAGAGTGCGGAACACAAGAATATGAGGCAGATGTGGTGAATCTAGAGCACCGAG GCGTACAGGAGAAAAACAGGCTGCTTGCACAATGTGCGTTACACCTAAGGCAATATAATGATGCCCTCCTCATCAATGACACCTTACGGATGATTGATGCTTATCGCTCCTTAGAGGAGTATTACTCCAAAAAGAGAACCAATCCCATTGATGGGACAGACACCTTCCTGTTGGAACTTTTTGAAG AGAATCAGGTGGAGCTAAAGAACCTTGCTATGGATTCTCGCTTTGATAACCCAAAGATGGATGAACTTCAGAGCACTCTGTTACAACAGTTTGGGTCAGGTGTCCCATCAAGGGCAATCATCTTCAGTAAAACTCGTAAAAGCACCCACTGCCTGAAAGACTGGGTCCTCAAAAACAGGGCATTGCAGGAAGCTGGCATCAAGGCAGACATCCTCATCGGCGCTGGTAATGGCAACACCTACATGACACAG AATGGACAGGCAGAAACAATCAGGAATTTCCGTATGGGTTCTCTGAACCTCCTGATCTCTACCAGTGTGGCCGAAGAAGGTCTTGATATACCTGAATGCAACCTGGTGGTGCGCTACGGACTCCTTACTAATGAGATCGCCCAGCAGCAGGCCAGTGGACGTGCACGAGCAGAAAACAGTGAGTATGCAGTCGTAGCCCAAGCAGGCGGGCGTGAAGATCGCCGAGAGCGCATGAATGAATATCTGGAGGAGCTGACTGGACAAGCCATTGACCGTGTGCAAACTATGACccctcaagacttttgcacaaag ATTACTCAGCTTCAAGAGATGGTAGTCACTTGCACCAAAATTGAACAGAGGCGCCAAGCAGAGAAGAGGAGTCGTAACACTGCTTCCAGTATCCAGCTCTTGTGTCGAAGCTGTTTTACCCCTGTGGCTTCTGGCAGTGACATCAAGCTAGTTGAGAACAT GAAACACTATACATTTGGAGACCAACTGACTCTAAAAAGAAGCTTTGAGGACTGGGAGCCTGGGTGTACAATCGGCTGTAAAATATGCAGCGAG AAATGGGGATTCGAGATAAAGTACAAGAAGTGTGCCATACTGCCAAATCTAGCCATTAAGAACTTTGTTCTGGAGAGCCCTGGTCAAGAGCGGCTCCCAGTGAAGAAGTGGAAGGATGTACCTTTCACTGTTGAGGAGTTCAACTTTAAAGAGTACTGCCAGGAAAATTTCTTGCTCGATTAA
- the LOC143418397 gene encoding ATP-dependent RNA helicase DHX58-like isoform X1, translating to MADFGLHNYQQEVVERALKGENIIIWLPTGGGKTRAAVYVAKKHLETTPNAKVMVLVNKVHLVDQHYNKEFEPHLGGTFIIKKVSGENKEKDFFGLVVKQSQVVICTAQILYNALINKEEARHVELSDITLLIIDECHHTHKEEAYNKVMRLYVEKKLKGEKPLPQILGLTASPGTGGAKALEKAVEHVLEICANLDSVIVSAKEYASELKEVVPKPRKSFKIVKERLKDPFRDHLISMMNSIHSHMNLPPDFRLKECGTQEYEADVVNLEHRGVQEKNRLLAQCALHLRQYNDALLINDTLRMIDAYRSLEEYYSKKRTNPIDGTDTFLLELFEENQVELKNLAMDSRFDNPKMDELQSTLLQQFGSGVPSRAIIFSKTRKSTHCLKDWVLKNRALQEAGIKADILIGAGNGNTYMTQNGQAETIRNFRMGSLNLLISTSVAEEGLDIPECNLVVRYGLLTNEIAQQQASGRARAENSEYAVVAQAGGREDRRERMNEYLEELTGQAIDRVQTMTPQDFCTKITQLQEMVVTCTKIEQRRQAEKRSRNTASSIQLLCRSCFTPVASGSDIKLVENMYVNVNPDFKKHYTFGDQLTLKRSFEDWEPGCTIGCKICSEKWGFEIKYKKCAILPNLAIKNFVLESPGQERLPVKKWKDVPFTVEEFNFKEYCQENFLLD from the exons ATGGCAGATTTTGGACTGCATAACTACCAGCAGGAAGTGGTTGAAAGGGCTCTTAAAGGAGAGAACATCATAATATGGTTACCGACAGGAGGTGGAAAGACCCGCGCTGCAGTGTATGTGGCCAAAAAACACCTGGAGACCACACCAAATGCTAAAGTGATGGTCCTCGTAAACAAG GTTCATCTTGTTGACCAACACTACAACAAAGAGTTTGAGCCTCACCTGGGTGGTACCTTCATTATTAAGAAAGTCAGTGGAGAGAATAAGGAAAAGGACTTTTTTGGGTTAGTGGTGAAGCAGTCACAAGTAGTCATCTGCACAGCGCAGATCTTGTACAACGCTCTGATTAACAAAGAGGAAGCAAGACATGTCGAGCTCTCAG ATATTACTCTGCTGATAATTGATGAGTGCCACCATACTCACAAGGAGGAAGCCTACAACAAAGTAATGAGACTCTATGTGGAGAAAAAGTTGAAGGGAGAAAAACCACTGCCACAGATCTTGGGCCTCACAGCATCCCCAGGGACAGGAGGCgcaaaggcactggaaaaggcTGTGGAGCATGTACTGGAG ATTTGTGCCAACTTGGACTCAGTCATAGTTTCAGctaaagaatatgcatctgaaCTGAAGGAAGTGGTGCCCAAACCCAGAAAAAGCTTCAAAATTGTAAAAGAAAGACTTAAA GATCCATTTCGTGATCATCTGATATCGATGATGAACAGCATCCACAGTCACATGAACCTTCCCCCAGACTTCAGACTTAAAGAGTGCGGAACACAAGAATATGAGGCAGATGTGGTGAATCTAGAGCACCGAG GCGTACAGGAGAAAAACAGGCTGCTTGCACAATGTGCGTTACACCTAAGGCAATATAATGATGCCCTCCTCATCAATGACACCTTACGGATGATTGATGCTTATCGCTCCTTAGAGGAGTATTACTCCAAAAAGAGAACCAATCCCATTGATGGGACAGACACCTTCCTGTTGGAACTTTTTGAAG AGAATCAGGTGGAGCTAAAGAACCTTGCTATGGATTCTCGCTTTGATAACCCAAAGATGGATGAACTTCAGAGCACTCTGTTACAACAGTTTGGGTCAGGTGTCCCATCAAGGGCAATCATCTTCAGTAAAACTCGTAAAAGCACCCACTGCCTGAAAGACTGGGTCCTCAAAAACAGGGCATTGCAGGAAGCTGGCATCAAGGCAGACATCCTCATCGGCGCTGGTAATGGCAACACCTACATGACACAG AATGGACAGGCAGAAACAATCAGGAATTTCCGTATGGGTTCTCTGAACCTCCTGATCTCTACCAGTGTGGCCGAAGAAGGTCTTGATATACCTGAATGCAACCTGGTGGTGCGCTACGGACTCCTTACTAATGAGATCGCCCAGCAGCAGGCCAGTGGACGTGCACGAGCAGAAAACAGTGAGTATGCAGTCGTAGCCCAAGCAGGCGGGCGTGAAGATCGCCGAGAGCGCATGAATGAATATCTGGAGGAGCTGACTGGACAAGCCATTGACCGTGTGCAAACTATGACccctcaagacttttgcacaaag ATTACTCAGCTTCAAGAGATGGTAGTCACTTGCACCAAAATTGAACAGAGGCGCCAAGCAGAGAAGAGGAGTCGTAACACTGCTTCCAGTATCCAGCTCTTGTGTCGAAGCTGTTTTACCCCTGTGGCTTCTGGCAGTGACATCAAGCTAGTTGAGAACATGTACGTCAACGTCAACCCTGACTTTAA GAAACACTATACATTTGGAGACCAACTGACTCTAAAAAGAAGCTTTGAGGACTGGGAGCCTGGGTGTACAATCGGCTGTAAAATATGCAGCGAG AAATGGGGATTCGAGATAAAGTACAAGAAGTGTGCCATACTGCCAAATCTAGCCATTAAGAACTTTGTTCTGGAGAGCCCTGGTCAAGAGCGGCTCCCAGTGAAGAAGTGGAAGGATGTACCTTTCACTGTTGAGGAGTTCAACTTTAAAGAGTACTGCCAGGAAAATTTCTTGCTCGATTAA